One window of Desulfarculus baarsii DSM 2075 genomic DNA carries:
- the lnt gene encoding apolipoprotein N-acyltransferase, protein MNQDRATASVLPLALLCAVGGAAGGLALPPHDLWPLALVCLGPLLWAARLLSWWKAALCGLAWGVAQAAVVFAWLPGVIAAHGGLSWPLTWAMATLGYVYQGLFTAAFAVALRLPRRWPALTLAAAPLAWVAMEQARALVGLRLPWLPLGQALAAEPFLLQSAELWGVMGLSTLAAGVNALFWAALWPRRVFFSRFICLTLAAMCLIAPWLWGQERRAVIHGMAAAAPKLAVCAVQGDFDLAQLRDKSAARAVVARLEQLTRAAVDQRPQRPLLVAWPETAAPYYLFQTVSGGLAVRYLAMELKTYLALGARGAVETDQGLKPTNRLWLLNPDGAAVAHYDKTKLAPYGEFAPPGWPRQWLPPLAGGQDLWPGQSIAPLDLGPAKIGALICFESAFAGLARRQTMAGADLLLNVANEAWFDDQAAPRQAVEQLRLRAVENRRACLRAANRGPSGLIGPDGAARLTDGPSLYAVAPLMNTRTLYDRHWPWPTIGLSLALAALTFLAARAGAKPPAPARRLRQ, encoded by the coding sequence ATGAACCAAGATCGCGCCACCGCCTCGGTTTTGCCACTGGCCCTGCTTTGCGCCGTGGGCGGCGCGGCCGGCGGCCTGGCCCTGCCGCCCCACGATCTGTGGCCGTTGGCCCTGGTCTGCCTGGGGCCGCTGCTTTGGGCCGCGCGGTTGCTGAGCTGGTGGAAAGCGGCGCTTTGCGGCCTGGCCTGGGGCGTGGCCCAGGCGGCGGTGGTCTTTGCCTGGCTGCCCGGGGTGATCGCCGCCCACGGCGGCCTGAGTTGGCCGTTGACCTGGGCCATGGCCACGCTGGGCTATGTTTATCAGGGCCTGTTCACCGCGGCCTTCGCCGTGGCCTTGCGCCTGCCGCGCCGTTGGCCGGCCTTAACCCTGGCCGCCGCGCCGCTGGCCTGGGTGGCCATGGAGCAAGCCCGGGCCTTGGTGGGCCTGCGCCTGCCGTGGCTGCCCCTGGGTCAGGCCCTGGCCGCCGAGCCCTTTCTGCTGCAATCGGCCGAGCTTTGGGGCGTGATGGGGCTTTCGACCCTGGCCGCCGGCGTCAACGCCCTGTTCTGGGCGGCGTTGTGGCCCAGGCGCGTTTTTTTCAGCCGTTTCATCTGCCTGACCCTGGCCGCCATGTGCCTGATCGCGCCGTGGCTGTGGGGCCAGGAGCGACGGGCCGTCATCCACGGCATGGCCGCGGCCGCGCCCAAGCTGGCCGTTTGCGCGGTGCAGGGCGACTTCGACCTGGCCCAGTTGCGCGACAAATCCGCCGCCAGGGCCGTGGTGGCCCGCCTGGAGCAGTTGACCCGCGCCGCCGTGGATCAGCGCCCCCAACGGCCGCTGCTGGTGGCCTGGCCCGAAACCGCCGCGCCTTATTATCTGTTCCAGACCGTCTCCGGCGGCCTGGCTGTCCGCTATCTGGCCATGGAGCTGAAGACCTACCTGGCCCTGGGCGCGCGGGGCGCGGTGGAGACCGACCAAGGGCTAAAGCCCACCAACCGCCTCTGGCTGCTCAACCCCGACGGCGCGGCCGTGGCCCACTACGACAAAACCAAGCTGGCCCCTTACGGCGAGTTCGCGCCCCCTGGTTGGCCACGCCAATGGCTGCCGCCCTTGGCCGGTGGCCAGGATCTTTGGCCCGGCCAGAGCATCGCGCCCCTGGACCTGGGCCCGGCCAAGATCGGCGCGCTGATCTGCTTTGAAAGCGCCTTTGCCGGCCTGGCCCGGCGCCAGACCATGGCCGGGGCCGACCTGCTGCTGAACGTGGCCAACGAGGCCTGGTTCGACGACCAAGCCGCCCCGCGTCAAGCCGTGGAGCAACTGCGCCTGCGGGCCGTGGAAAATCGCCGCGCTTGCCTGCGCGCGGCCAACCGTGGCCCCAGCGGCCTGATCGGCCCCGACGGCGCGGCCCGGCTCACCGACGGCCCCAGCCTTTACGCCGTGGCCCCGCTGATGAACACGCGCACCCTCTATGACCGCCACTGGCCCTGGCCGACCATCGGCCTGAGCCTGGCCTTGGCCGCGCTGACTTTCCTGGCCGCTAGGGCCGGCGCAAAACCACCCGCGCCGGCGCGCCGTCTGCGCCAGTGA
- a CDS encoding Slp family lipoprotein: MPRIFTTTLLLLAALGLSACGPTFLPQQIQAELSPDLSLDQVLAQPDAFKGKTVLWGGRVIKTINKPQGTVVEVVQLPLDQNGQPQDVDKSHGRFIVSLPQFLDPAIYAAGREVSVAGQVVGVEELPLGEIKYTYALLRGKVVHLWPKRPVNVRFDDPMPPLYPGPPAMYWYWSPYMWW, from the coding sequence ATGCCCCGCATCTTCACGACGACGCTTCTGCTCCTGGCCGCGCTGGGCCTCAGCGCCTGCGGCCCGACCTTCCTGCCCCAGCAAATCCAGGCCGAACTCAGCCCCGACCTGAGCCTGGATCAAGTCCTGGCCCAACCCGACGCCTTCAAGGGTAAAACGGTCCTCTGGGGCGGCCGGGTGATCAAAACCATCAACAAGCCCCAGGGCACGGTGGTCGAGGTGGTGCAACTGCCCCTGGACCAAAACGGCCAGCCACAGGACGTGGACAAAAGCCACGGCCGCTTCATCGTCTCGCTGCCCCAGTTTTTGGACCCGGCCATCTACGCGGCCGGCCGCGAGGTCAGCGTGGCCGGCCAGGTGGTCGGCGTGGAGGAACTGCCCCTGGGCGAGATCAAATACACCTACGCCCTGTTGCGCGGCAAGGTCGTCCACCTGTGGCCCAAGCGGCCGGTGAACGTGCGTTTCGACGACCCCATGCCGCCGCTCTACCCCGGCCCGCCGGCCATGTATTGGTATTGGTCGCCCTACATGTGGTGGTAA
- a CDS encoding MFS transporter, whose amino-acid sequence MRKIESATPFWGWRVVAAAFTSNFMATGSAFYIFNALMLPLCQTHGWSRAELNYAPMLGFGLGLISQVVYGTFVGVVGPRRLMAIGPIVSAAAFIMLGQVDGLLLFYGLFVVLVWGNGAMNGIVANTAVSNWFGPRLGSAMGLAAAGISLSGAVLPYAAMVILERSDLPTTFLAVGLFILLGAPLNWLLVRDSPEAVGQYVDGQPPEQLASDVAATPPPPGESLAAAMAWTPARIMREPSFWKVGVSYAFSTMGVVGVMFQLGPRMRDVGFDNHTAMLLMSATALAGTAGKYLWGMICDRLDTLKVVACLNICNVVGLALGLVPGGMAISLAFVLVFGFAMGGIMSTFPIVARYLYGRLAFARVFRFMALFLALEGVGSIIMGHVFEYTGSYDWAFVIFIVLDVVAAGLVLWAKKPAPMAA is encoded by the coding sequence ATGCGGAAAATCGAAAGCGCCACGCCGTTTTGGGGCTGGCGGGTGGTGGCGGCGGCCTTTACGTCCAACTTCATGGCCACCGGCTCGGCGTTTTACATCTTCAACGCCCTGATGTTGCCCCTGTGCCAGACCCACGGCTGGAGCCGGGCCGAGCTCAACTATGCGCCGATGCTGGGCTTTGGCCTGGGCCTGATCTCCCAGGTGGTCTACGGCACCTTCGTGGGCGTGGTGGGCCCGCGCCGCCTGATGGCCATCGGGCCCATCGTGTCGGCGGCGGCCTTCATCATGCTGGGTCAGGTAGACGGGCTGCTGTTGTTTTATGGCCTGTTCGTCGTGCTGGTCTGGGGCAACGGGGCCATGAACGGCATCGTGGCCAACACGGCGGTGTCCAATTGGTTCGGCCCACGGCTGGGCTCGGCCATGGGCCTGGCCGCGGCGGGCATCTCGCTGTCCGGGGCGGTGCTGCCCTATGCGGCCATGGTCATTCTGGAGCGCAGCGACCTGCCCACGACATTCCTGGCGGTGGGTTTGTTCATCCTGCTGGGCGCGCCGCTCAACTGGCTGCTGGTGCGCGACAGCCCGGAAGCGGTGGGCCAATACGTCGACGGCCAGCCGCCCGAGCAACTGGCCAGCGACGTGGCGGCCACGCCGCCGCCGCCGGGCGAATCCCTGGCCGCGGCCATGGCCTGGACGCCGGCGCGCATCATGCGCGAGCCGTCTTTCTGGAAGGTCGGCGTGTCCTACGCCTTTTCGACCATGGGCGTGGTGGGGGTGATGTTCCAGCTTGGCCCGCGCATGCGTGACGTGGGCTTTGACAACCACACGGCCATGCTCTTGATGTCGGCCACGGCCCTGGCCGGCACGGCCGGCAAATACCTCTGGGGCATGATCTGCGACCGCCTGGACACGCTGAAGGTCGTGGCCTGCCTCAACATCTGCAACGTCGTCGGCCTGGCCCTGGGGCTGGTCCCCGGCGGCATGGCCATCAGCCTGGCCTTCGTGCTGGTTTTCGGCTTCGCCATGGGCGGGATCATGTCCACCTTCCCCATCGTGGCGCGCTATCTTTATGGCCGGCTGGCTTTTGCCCGGGTCTTTCGCTTCATGGCCCTGTTTCTGGCCCTGGAGGGCGTGGGTTCGATCATCATGGGCCATGTTTTCGAATACACCGGCTCTTATGACTGGGCCTTCGTCATCTTCATCGTCCTCGACGTGGTGGCGGCGGGGCTGGTGCTGTGGGCGAAAAAACCAGCCCCGATGGCGGCGTGA
- a CDS encoding Solitary outer membrane autotransporter beta-barrel domain, protein MIGGPARAELSQDERKFLHEIYREQTRRDVGFFKVLAGLTNMVLSPDLSSAFLRTDDDEYGVSGVRFSSTKLPFYHTFKSEKHDWSIFAGLTLGYLNAAQDIDAPAVFNDQDERLAVNSRWKGYSGNVEAGLNYPLGLGFTVSPSLGFGLAQLRNSVDYLNAFGKNELAPIIDGVTANFYVDTLNYSAGLALAYDLALGPVDLQAKAKYSYVYTQAYDSTDEVQRFHEHTGVASGRLQLRGPTGLSPWGLPLGWELFTAQNWLPDIDKEVLGFTYYCEFGGALAVEIAKAGLPVRALKLGGSGLVGDGVSGWSLILGYSF, encoded by the coding sequence TTGATCGGCGGCCCGGCCAGGGCGGAGCTAAGCCAGGACGAAAGAAAATTCCTGCACGAGATCTACCGCGAACAGACCAGGCGCGACGTGGGCTTTTTCAAGGTGCTGGCCGGGTTGACCAACATGGTGCTTTCACCCGACCTGTCGTCGGCCTTTTTGCGCACCGACGATGACGAATACGGCGTTTCGGGCGTGCGCTTTTCCAGCACCAAGCTGCCGTTTTATCACACCTTCAAATCGGAAAAGCACGATTGGTCCATCTTTGCCGGGCTGACCCTGGGCTATCTGAACGCCGCCCAAGATATCGACGCGCCGGCGGTTTTCAACGATCAGGACGAGCGCCTGGCGGTCAATTCCAGGTGGAAGGGCTACTCGGGCAACGTCGAGGCGGGGCTCAACTATCCGTTGGGACTGGGCTTTACCGTCAGCCCGTCGCTGGGCTTTGGCTTGGCCCAGTTGCGCAACAGCGTTGATTACCTCAACGCCTTCGGCAAAAACGAACTGGCCCCCATCATCGATGGCGTCACGGCCAACTTTTACGTGGACACCCTCAACTACAGCGCCGGCCTGGCCCTGGCCTACGATCTGGCCCTGGGCCCGGTGGATTTGCAGGCCAAGGCCAAATACAGCTACGTCTACACCCAGGCCTACGACAGCACCGACGAGGTCCAGCGTTTTCACGAACACACCGGCGTTGCCAGCGGCCGCCTGCAATTGCGCGGGCCCACCGGCCTGTCGCCCTGGGGCCTGCCCCTGGGCTGGGAGCTGTTCACGGCCCAGAACTGGCTGCCCGACATCGACAAGGAAGTCTTGGGCTTTACGTATTATTGCGAATTCGGCGGGGCCTTGGCGGTGGAGATAGCCAAGGCCGGCCTGCCGGTGCGCGCGCTGAAGTTGGGCGGCTCGGGGCTGGTGGGCGACGGCGTCAGCGGCTGGTCGTTGATCCTGGGCTATTCGTTCTAG
- a CDS encoding acyl-CoA dehydrogenase family protein, whose protein sequence is MILLNPKNHTRAYPDAISKEIMVKTIDFFERKGKRNLKADYRDRIWYDDFLEFQKDNQIFYNLLTPQAYGDGQTRWDTYRNCEFNEILGFYGLVYWYTWQVTILGLGPLWMSHNEAIKKRTAQLLKDGAIFGFGLSEREHGADIYTTDMTLSGDGQGGYKARGGKYYIGNGNKAAILSTFGRMAGTDNEYVFFAAQPGHEKFELVKNVVDSQMYVAEYALHDYPVGEADIIARGPHAWDSALNTVNVGKYNLGWASVGICTHALYESINHAANRRLYKMFVTDFPHVRQIFVDAYARLVAMKLFAQRASDYFRSANADDRRYLLYNPIVKMKVTVQGENIIDMLWNVIAAKGFENEMYFSSAASDIRGLPKLEGTAHVNMALIVKFMANYFFNPKAYPETPKRGDAACDSFLWDQGPTRGLGQIQFHDFRPVLAKWEHLPNVKIFSEQVKVLERFLSQATPSKDQARDTDFLLSLGEIFTLVPYGQLILEAAAHEGLEEALIDQIFDCFVRDFSKFAMELYQKPSSTDQQMDLCMKMIRRPNVDMARFGTIWAEHVYALEGLYEMND, encoded by the coding sequence ATGATCCTTTTAAATCCCAAAAACCACACCAGGGCCTATCCCGACGCAATCTCAAAGGAAATCATGGTCAAGACCATCGATTTCTTTGAGCGCAAGGGCAAACGCAACCTCAAGGCCGACTACCGCGACCGCATCTGGTACGACGATTTCCTGGAGTTTCAGAAGGACAACCAGATCTTCTACAACCTGCTGACGCCCCAGGCCTACGGCGACGGCCAGACCCGCTGGGACACCTACCGCAACTGCGAGTTCAACGAGATCCTGGGCTTTTATGGCTTGGTCTATTGGTATACCTGGCAGGTGACCATCCTGGGCCTGGGGCCGCTGTGGATGAGCCATAACGAGGCCATCAAAAAACGCACCGCCCAGTTGCTCAAGGACGGGGCGATCTTTGGCTTTGGCCTCAGCGAGCGCGAGCACGGCGCCGACATCTACACCACCGACATGACCCTCTCCGGCGACGGCCAGGGCGGCTACAAGGCCCGTGGCGGCAAGTATTACATCGGCAACGGCAACAAGGCGGCCATCCTCAGCACCTTCGGCCGCATGGCCGGCACCGACAACGAATACGTCTTTTTCGCCGCCCAGCCGGGCCACGAGAAGTTCGAGCTGGTCAAAAACGTCGTCGACAGCCAGATGTACGTGGCCGAGTACGCCCTGCACGATTATCCCGTCGGCGAGGCCGACATCATCGCCCGGGGCCCCCACGCCTGGGATTCGGCGCTGAACACGGTAAACGTGGGCAAATACAACCTGGGTTGGGCCTCGGTGGGCATCTGCACCCACGCCCTCTACGAGTCGATCAACCACGCGGCCAACCGTCGGCTCTACAAGATGTTCGTCACCGACTTCCCCCACGTGCGCCAGATCTTCGTCGACGCCTACGCCCGCTTGGTGGCCATGAAGCTCTTCGCCCAAAGGGCCTCCGACTACTTCCGCTCGGCCAACGCCGACGACCGCCGCTATCTGCTCTACAACCCCATCGTCAAGATGAAGGTCACCGTCCAGGGCGAAAACATCATCGACATGCTCTGGAACGTCATCGCGGCCAAGGGCTTCGAGAACGAGATGTATTTCTCCTCGGCCGCCTCGGACATTCGCGGCCTGCCCAAGCTGGAGGGCACCGCCCACGTCAACATGGCCCTGATCGTCAAGTTCATGGCCAACTATTTCTTCAACCCCAAGGCCTACCCCGAGACGCCCAAGCGCGGCGACGCCGCCTGCGACTCGTTCCTCTGGGATCAGGGCCCCACCCGTGGCCTGGGCCAGATCCAGTTCCACGACTTCCGGCCGGTGCTGGCCAAGTGGGAGCATCTGCCCAACGTCAAGATCTTCAGCGAGCAGGTCAAGGTGCTCGAGCGATTCCTGTCCCAGGCCACGCCCAGCAAGGACCAGGCCCGCGACACCGACTTCCTGCTCAGCCTAGGCGAGATCTTCACCCTGGTGCCCTACGGCCAGCTCATCCTGGAGGCGGCCGCCCATGAGGGCCTGGAAGAGGCGCTCATCGACCAGATCTTCGACTGCTTCGTGCGCGATTTCTCCAAGTTCGCCATGGAGCTTTATCAAAAGCCCAGCAGCACCGACCAGCAGATGGACCTGTGCATGAAGATGATCCGCCGACCCAACGTGGACATGGCCCGCTTCGGCACGATCTGGGCCGAACACGTCTACGCCCTGGAAGGCCTCTACGAGATGAACGACTAG
- a CDS encoding class I SAM-dependent methyltransferase — protein sequence MSAQQFMFGPQDFCRQDETDDKLFYAKPRLVSHLDRTALATVERLIGSLVIEERPVILDLMASWDSHLPPALAPGRVVGLGLNAEELRANPALDEFVVADLNQSPTLPWPDATFDVVLNTVSVDYLTRPLEVFAEAGRVLKPGGLFLVTFSDRWFEPKVTRVWRGSSEAERIFLVEELFRAAGCFGPTRVFTSRGKDRPADDKYAALGLPSDPIVAIFADKAGGDPTRRPRPLPADDRHAPDKAELARRYAAVGQTLACPHCGQGLRKWAVPQTPFTEWDNDFMYVCFNDACPYLRAGWDAMSRQGNHGVSYRLMYNPENGGCMPIPVQSLSTLRDGLID from the coding sequence ATGTCAGCGCAACAGTTCATGTTCGGCCCGCAAGACTTTTGCCGGCAGGACGAAACCGACGACAAGCTATTTTACGCCAAGCCGCGCCTGGTCTCGCACCTGGACCGCACGGCCCTGGCCACGGTGGAGCGGCTCATCGGCAGCTTGGTGATCGAGGAGCGCCCGGTGATCCTGGACCTGATGGCCAGTTGGGACAGCCACCTGCCGCCGGCGCTCGCGCCCGGCCGAGTGGTGGGTTTGGGGCTTAACGCGGAGGAGCTGCGGGCCAACCCGGCCTTGGACGAATTCGTCGTGGCCGACCTGAACCAGAGCCCCACCTTGCCCTGGCCCGACGCGACCTTTGACGTGGTTTTGAACACCGTCTCGGTGGACTACCTCACCCGGCCGCTGGAGGTCTTCGCCGAGGCGGGCAGGGTGCTCAAGCCCGGCGGGCTGTTTTTGGTGACGTTCTCGGACCGCTGGTTCGAGCCCAAGGTCACCCGCGTCTGGCGCGGCTCCAGCGAGGCCGAGCGCATCTTTTTGGTCGAGGAGCTATTTCGCGCCGCCGGCTGCTTTGGCCCGACCAGGGTTTTCACCAGCCGGGGCAAGGACCGCCCGGCCGACGACAAGTACGCCGCTTTGGGCCTGCCCAGCGACCCCATCGTCGCCATCTTTGCCGACAAGGCCGGCGGCGATCCGACGCGGCGGCCCAGGCCTCTGCCGGCCGACGATCGCCACGCCCCGGACAAGGCCGAACTGGCCCGGCGCTACGCGGCCGTGGGCCAAACCCTGGCCTGCCCTCACTGCGGCCAGGGCCTGCGCAAGTGGGCCGTGCCCCAGACGCCCTTCACCGAGTGGGACAACGACTTCATGTACGTCTGCTTCAACGACGCCTGCCCCTATCTGCGGGCCGGTTGGGACGCCATGAGCCGCCAGGGCAACCACGGCGTGTCGTATCGCTTGATGTACAACCCCGAAAATGGCGGCTGCATGCCCATCCCCGTGCAGAGCCTGAGCACCTTGCGTGACGGCCTGATCGACTGA
- a CDS encoding GntR family transcriptional regulator has protein sequence MEQSKQPAKRLSDIIEDRLVEMILGGDFPPGAALPLERDLAAGLGVGRPTLREALQRLERDGWLSVRKGQPTRVNDYWRDGNLNIMAALARHHAKAPALFIDYLLELRVALTPAYVRQAVEADAARVVAMLVEHDQLADDPASFADFDWRLQKNLARAAANPVYALMLNSFDTAYLPLATEYFGGAANRRASARFYRRLMEAAMARDGALAAEVARAAMTAAMENWRADRAALDRAAGEELS, from the coding sequence GTGGAGCAAAGCAAACAGCCGGCCAAACGGCTTTCCGACATAATCGAGGACAGGCTCGTCGAGATGATCCTCGGCGGCGATTTTCCGCCCGGCGCGGCCCTGCCCCTGGAGCGCGATCTGGCCGCCGGCCTGGGCGTGGGCCGGCCGACCCTGCGCGAGGCGCTCCAGCGCCTGGAGCGCGACGGCTGGCTCAGCGTGCGCAAGGGCCAGCCCACCAGGGTCAACGACTATTGGCGCGATGGCAATCTGAACATCATGGCCGCCCTGGCCCGCCATCACGCCAAGGCTCCGGCCCTGTTCATCGACTATCTGCTGGAGCTGCGCGTGGCCCTGACGCCCGCCTACGTCCGTCAGGCCGTGGAGGCCGACGCGGCCAGGGTGGTGGCCATGCTGGTCGAGCACGACCAACTGGCCGACGATCCGGCCAGCTTTGCCGATTTCGACTGGCGCTTGCAGAAAAACCTGGCCCGCGCGGCGGCCAACCCGGTCTACGCCCTGATGCTCAACAGTTTTGACACGGCCTATCTGCCGCTGGCCACGGAATATTTTGGCGGCGCGGCCAACCGCCGGGCCTCGGCGCGCTTTTATCGGCGGCTGATGGAGGCGGCCATGGCCCGCGATGGCGCTTTGGCCGCCGAGGTGGCCAGGGCGGCCATGACCGCGGCCATGGAAAATTGGCGGGCCGACCGCGCGGCGTTGGACCGCGCCGCCGGCGAGGAGCTCTCATGA
- a CDS encoding FAD-binding oxidoreductase translates to MRRWNGWGDEGVLLDAPESAVVFIEGKVGPGRPPADASLERALAAVPTPRLSAPAFVDQSPLARLRHSLGESLPDMIAVRAGRLPGYVDGVAWPTSADEVRQALAWAAQAGAAVIPYGGGTSVVGHLDPGGLDRPTLSLDMSRCSALQELDGDGRLAVFGAGAAGPDVEAALRAHGFTLGHFPQSWEYSTLGGWIAARSSGQFSLGYGRIEALFVGGRLETPRGELVLPALPASAAGPDLRQVVLGSEGRLGVITQATVKISPAPQVEDLRGAFFADQGQAVDAARSLAQSGLPLTMVRLSLPAETETSLRLAGGGRAMVALRKYLAWRGVGQGMCLMLYGFCGGRRAARWVMAEAGRVVARAGGVAVGRRPGRQWLRNRFSLPYLRNNLWAMGYAADTLETATPWRAVLPMAQAIEEALAGSLADEGERVHAFTHLSHVYAHGASVYTSYVFRLGQGPEQTLARWRKLKAAASRTIVANGGTISHQHGVGLDHKAYLPAEKGPLGLDLLRAQCAAMDPKGMMNPGKLLD, encoded by the coding sequence ATGAGGCGCTGGAATGGCTGGGGCGACGAAGGCGTGTTGCTGGACGCGCCCGAGAGCGCCGTGGTTTTCATCGAAGGCAAGGTCGGTCCGGGCCGGCCGCCGGCCGACGCCAGCCTGGAGCGGGCCTTGGCCGCCGTACCCACGCCGCGCCTGAGCGCGCCGGCGTTCGTGGATCAAAGCCCCCTGGCCCGCCTGCGCCACAGCCTGGGCGAGAGCCTGCCCGACATGATCGCCGTGCGCGCCGGTCGTTTGCCGGGCTACGTCGACGGCGTGGCCTGGCCCACCTCAGCCGACGAAGTCCGCCAGGCCCTGGCCTGGGCCGCCCAGGCCGGCGCGGCGGTGATCCCCTATGGCGGCGGCACCAGCGTGGTGGGCCACCTGGACCCTGGCGGGTTGGACAGGCCGACGCTTTCGCTGGACATGTCGCGCTGCTCGGCCCTGCAAGAGCTCGACGGCGATGGCCGCCTGGCCGTTTTCGGCGCGGGCGCGGCCGGCCCGGACGTGGAGGCGGCCTTGCGGGCCCACGGCTTCACCCTGGGCCACTTTCCCCAATCGTGGGAATACTCCACCCTGGGCGGCTGGATCGCCGCGCGGTCGTCTGGCCAGTTTTCGCTGGGCTATGGCCGCATCGAGGCGCTGTTTGTCGGCGGTCGGCTGGAGACGCCGCGGGGCGAGCTGGTTCTGCCGGCCCTGCCGGCCTCGGCGGCCGGGCCCGATCTGCGTCAGGTCGTGCTGGGCTCGGAGGGCCGCTTGGGCGTGATCACCCAGGCCACGGTCAAGATCAGCCCCGCGCCCCAGGTCGAGGATTTGCGCGGCGCATTTTTCGCCGACCAGGGCCAGGCCGTCGACGCGGCGCGGTCCCTGGCCCAGAGCGGGCTGCCGCTGACCATGGTCCGGCTGAGCCTGCCCGCCGAGACCGAAACGAGCCTGCGCCTGGCCGGCGGCGGGCGGGCCATGGTGGCGCTGCGCAAATACCTGGCCTGGCGCGGCGTGGGCCAGGGCATGTGCCTGATGCTTTACGGCTTTTGCGGCGGGCGGCGGGCGGCGCGCTGGGTCATGGCCGAGGCCGGGCGCGTCGTGGCCCGCGCGGGCGGGGTGGCCGTGGGCCGGCGGCCGGGTCGGCAGTGGCTGCGAAACCGTTTCAGCTTGCCATATTTGCGCAATAATCTCTGGGCCATGGGCTACGCGGCCGACACCCTGGAGACCGCCACGCCCTGGCGGGCGGTCCTACCGATGGCCCAGGCCATCGAAGAGGCCTTGGCCGGCAGCCTGGCCGACGAAGGCGAGCGCGTCCACGCCTTTACCCATTTGTCGCACGTCTATGCCCACGGGGCCAGCGTCTACACCTCTTACGTTTTTCGTCTGGGCCAGGGCCCAGAGCAGACGCTGGCGCGCTGGCGCAAGCTCAAAGCCGCCGCCAGCCGGACCATCGTGGCCAATGGCGGCACGATCAGCCATCAGCACGGCGTGGGCCTCGATCACAAGGCCTATCTGCCGGCCGAAAAAGGCCCCTTGGGCCTGGATCTGCTGCGCGCCCAATGCGCGGCCATGGACCCAAAGGGCATGATGAACCCCGGGAAGTTACTCGATTAA